In one window of Nocardia brasiliensis DNA:
- the katG gene encoding catalase/peroxidase HPI, with translation MTSDSRPPTPDTETRSASESENPAIPSPTVKTDQRPRTNKDWWPEQIDLSVLHAHSSKSNPLGPDFDYAEEFKKLDVEALKADVAAVLTDSQDWWPADYGNYGGLFIRMSWHAAGTYRIADGRGGGGQGAQRFAPLNSWPDNANLDKARRLLWPVKQKYGNKISWADLLVFAGNVALDSMGFQTFGFGFGRPDIWEPEEVFWGPEDTWLGDERYSGDRELAGPLGAVQMGLIYVNPEGPNGQPDPVASARDIRETFGRMAMNDEETAALIVGGHSFGKTHGAGNADLVGAEPEAAPIEQQGLGWKSAHGTGKGKDAITSGLEVVWTSTPTRWSNGFLQNLYGYEWELTKSPAGAWQWKPKDGAGEGTIPDPFDGPARTPTMLTSDLALREDPIYREITSRWLEHPEELEVAFAKAWYKLLHRDMGPVSRYLGPWVPEPQLWQDPVPAVDHELIDEQDIEALKSRVLESGLSVAQLVKTAWSSASSFRSTDKRGGANGARIRLEPQKNWELNEPAELAKVLPVLEQIQQDFNSSATGGKQVSLADLIILAGSAAIEKAAKDAGHAVTVPFAPGRTDATQENTDVESFAVLEPRADGFRNYVRPGEKAPLERLLLERAYLLDLTAPELTVLIGGLRALGANYGGTEHGVFTQRPGALTNDFFVNLLDQSVEWKASESAENVYQGVRAGQPVWTATANDLVFGAHSQLRAISEVYAQQDAGQRFVDDFVAAWVKVVNSDRFDLA, from the coding sequence GTGACGTCCGACAGCCGTCCACCTACTCCTGATACCGAAACTCGAAGCGCCAGCGAGAGTGAGAACCCGGCGATCCCGTCGCCGACGGTGAAGACCGACCAGCGTCCCCGCACCAATAAGGACTGGTGGCCGGAGCAGATCGATCTCTCGGTGCTGCACGCGCATTCGTCCAAGTCGAACCCGCTCGGCCCGGATTTCGACTACGCCGAAGAGTTCAAGAAGCTCGACGTCGAAGCGCTGAAGGCCGATGTCGCGGCGGTCCTGACCGATTCGCAGGATTGGTGGCCCGCCGACTACGGCAACTACGGCGGTCTGTTCATCCGGATGAGCTGGCACGCCGCAGGCACCTACCGCATCGCCGACGGCCGTGGTGGCGGCGGGCAGGGCGCGCAGCGGTTCGCCCCGCTCAACAGCTGGCCCGACAACGCCAACCTGGACAAGGCGCGCCGCCTGCTGTGGCCGGTCAAACAGAAGTACGGCAACAAGATCTCCTGGGCCGACCTGTTGGTGTTCGCCGGCAACGTGGCACTCGACTCGATGGGCTTCCAGACCTTCGGCTTCGGCTTCGGCCGCCCCGACATCTGGGAACCGGAAGAGGTCTTCTGGGGTCCGGAGGACACCTGGCTCGGCGACGAACGCTACAGCGGCGACCGGGAACTCGCCGGCCCGCTCGGCGCGGTCCAGATGGGCCTGATCTACGTGAACCCGGAAGGGCCGAACGGTCAGCCCGATCCGGTCGCCTCCGCGCGCGATATCCGCGAGACGTTCGGCCGCATGGCGATGAACGACGAGGAGACCGCGGCGCTCATCGTCGGCGGGCACAGCTTCGGCAAGACCCACGGCGCGGGCAACGCCGACCTGGTCGGCGCCGAACCCGAAGCCGCGCCGATCGAACAGCAGGGTCTCGGCTGGAAGAGCGCCCACGGCACCGGCAAGGGCAAGGACGCGATCACCAGCGGTCTCGAGGTCGTGTGGACCTCGACGCCGACCCGGTGGAGCAACGGCTTCCTGCAGAACCTGTACGGCTACGAGTGGGAGCTGACCAAGAGCCCCGCAGGCGCGTGGCAGTGGAAGCCGAAGGACGGCGCGGGCGAGGGCACCATCCCCGACCCGTTCGACGGCCCGGCCCGCACGCCGACGATGCTGACCTCGGACCTCGCTCTGCGTGAGGACCCGATCTACCGGGAGATCACCAGCCGGTGGCTCGAGCATCCCGAAGAGCTGGAAGTGGCCTTCGCCAAGGCCTGGTACAAGCTGCTGCACCGCGACATGGGCCCGGTCAGCCGCTACCTCGGCCCCTGGGTGCCCGAGCCGCAGCTGTGGCAGGACCCGGTGCCCGCGGTCGACCACGAACTGATCGACGAGCAGGACATCGAGGCGCTCAAGAGCAGGGTGCTCGAGTCCGGTCTGTCGGTGGCCCAGCTGGTCAAGACGGCGTGGTCGTCCGCGTCGAGCTTCCGCAGCACCGACAAGCGCGGCGGCGCCAACGGCGCCCGGATCCGGCTCGAGCCGCAAAAGAACTGGGAGCTCAACGAACCCGCCGAGCTGGCCAAGGTGCTGCCCGTGCTGGAGCAGATCCAGCAGGACTTCAACAGCTCCGCCACCGGCGGCAAGCAGGTATCGCTGGCCGACCTGATCATCCTGGCCGGTTCCGCGGCGATCGAGAAGGCGGCCAAGGACGCGGGTCACGCCGTGACGGTGCCGTTCGCCCCCGGGCGCACCGACGCGACACAGGAGAACACCGATGTGGAGTCGTTCGCGGTGCTCGAGCCGCGGGCCGACGGCTTCCGCAACTACGTGCGGCCCGGTGAGAAGGCGCCGCTGGAGCGGCTGCTGCTCGAGCGGGCCTACCTGCTCGATCTGACCGCGCCGGAGCTGACTGTCCTCATCGGTGGCCTGCGCGCGCTCGGCGCCAATTACGGCGGCACCGAGCACGGTGTCTTCACCCAGCGTCCGGGCGCGTTGACCAACGACTTCTTCGTCAACCTGCTCGACCAGAGCGTCGAGTGGAAGGCGTCGGAATCGGCGGAGAACGTCTACCAGGGCGTGCGCGCGGGTCAGCCCGTATGGACCGCCACCGCCAACGACCTGGTCTTCGGCGCGCATTCGCAGCTGCGCGCGATCTCGGAGGTCTATGCCCAGCAGGACGCTGGCCAGCGGTTCGTCGACGATTTCGTCGCCGCGTGGGTCAAGGTCGTCAACAGCGACCGGTTCGATCTCGCCTGA
- a CDS encoding transcriptional repressor, which produces MLRGVSLRVTAPRVAVLSAVHENPHADTDSIIRAVRSRLSAVSHQAVYDSLHTLTAAGLLRCIQPSGSVARYETRVGDNHHHVVCRGCGRIADVDCAIGAAPCLSASDDSGFTIDEAEVIYWGRCPDCAAEHDAAPPRP; this is translated from the coding sequence ATGCTGCGGGGAGTTTCGCTGCGTGTGACCGCGCCCCGGGTAGCGGTCCTGTCCGCCGTGCACGAAAATCCGCACGCCGATACCGATTCCATCATCCGGGCGGTGCGGTCGCGTTTGTCGGCGGTCTCCCATCAGGCGGTCTACGACTCGCTGCACACACTCACCGCCGCGGGACTGCTGCGTTGCATCCAGCCGTCCGGCTCGGTAGCGCGATACGAGACCAGGGTCGGCGACAACCATCACCACGTCGTGTGCCGCGGCTGCGGGCGGATCGCCGATGTCGACTGCGCGATCGGCGCCGCGCCCTGCCTGTCGGCCTCCGACGACAGCGGTTTCACCATCGACGAGGCCGAAGTCATCTACTGGGGCCGCTGCCCCGACTGCGCGGCCGAGCACGACGCCGCACCACCACGTCCCTGA
- a CDS encoding AMP-binding protein → MVTDVIDVGANFPVARKALWDLLLEPQTYPRLFTGIGACELAEERPDSRIVRARIGTAATGIRTPQLRLTVRRWYECFELQCPGTGTFVSIRLHGDEERTKVVVTVFAPGRLHPRIAEGSNAAVMAWVEAGLRRAVDVIRGARTSTVVNAENSPVRRQVSVAKQMVTVGVGRTGSLSTGVKQARSLAKWGFNLAGGYATAAAHAPDRIAIIDDCGTRTFAEMHTRTTALARALAALDLGFGDTIGLLARNHAGMVECMVAAGKLGVDVALLNVGLSGRQIEDIVQRHRLAALFVDGDLEPLVHYLHTDLPRFNTDGRPRTPDRATLDDLIGEGGRPFRLPNRAGRLIVLTSGTSGTPKGARRPEPKGFGTIAALLSRIPLPMQEAMLIPAPLFHTWGLAGLQISTPLRATVVLPERFDAEDCLRLVAEHRVASMIVVPTMVHRILDLPDAVRARYDTSSLRAVVSCGAPLAGATVLRFMDVYGDILYNVYGSTEVSWATIATPEDLRTAPTTAGRPPLGTRVSVLGPDQRPVPVGVTGHIFVGNHMLFDGYVNAAPPTEADGMLDTGDLGYLDADGRLFIAGRDDEMIISGGENVFPRPVEEALAHLPQVSEVAVVGVPDQEFGQRLAAFVVKREGAGLDSDMIRSYIRHRLSRFSVPRDVTFLPMLPRGETGKIIKHLLTGTPPGDAGTASPLGGPRLVT, encoded by the coding sequence TTGGTTACCGACGTCATCGATGTGGGGGCGAACTTCCCGGTCGCCCGCAAGGCACTGTGGGATCTGCTCCTGGAACCGCAGACCTATCCGCGGTTGTTCACCGGAATCGGCGCCTGTGAGCTCGCGGAGGAGCGCCCGGACAGCCGGATCGTGCGGGCGCGCATCGGCACCGCCGCCACCGGCATCCGCACCCCGCAGCTGCGCCTCACTGTGCGCCGCTGGTACGAGTGCTTCGAATTGCAGTGTCCCGGAACAGGAACGTTCGTGTCGATCCGGCTGCACGGCGACGAGGAACGCACCAAGGTCGTCGTGACGGTGTTCGCGCCGGGCCGGTTGCATCCCCGGATCGCCGAGGGGTCCAACGCGGCGGTGATGGCGTGGGTCGAGGCCGGGTTGCGGCGCGCGGTGGACGTCATCCGCGGCGCGCGCACCTCGACCGTGGTCAACGCCGAGAACTCACCGGTGCGCAGGCAGGTCAGTGTCGCCAAACAGATGGTCACGGTCGGCGTCGGTCGCACCGGCAGTCTCTCGACGGGCGTGAAACAGGCTCGCTCCCTGGCGAAATGGGGCTTCAACCTGGCAGGCGGCTACGCCACGGCGGCCGCGCACGCCCCGGACCGGATCGCCATCATCGATGATTGCGGCACCCGCACCTTCGCCGAGATGCACACGCGGACAACCGCGCTGGCCCGTGCGCTGGCCGCGCTCGACCTCGGCTTCGGCGACACCATCGGCCTGCTCGCCCGCAATCACGCGGGCATGGTCGAATGCATGGTCGCCGCGGGCAAACTCGGCGTCGACGTGGCGCTGCTGAATGTCGGGCTGTCCGGCAGGCAGATCGAGGACATCGTGCAACGCCACCGCCTGGCCGCGCTGTTCGTCGACGGCGACCTCGAGCCGCTGGTCCACTACCTGCACACGGATCTGCCCCGCTTCAACACCGACGGCCGCCCGCGCACGCCCGATCGGGCCACCCTCGATGATCTGATCGGCGAGGGCGGGCGGCCGTTCCGGCTGCCGAACCGCGCGGGCAGGCTCATCGTGCTGACCTCCGGCACCAGCGGCACACCCAAGGGCGCGCGGCGCCCAGAACCGAAGGGCTTCGGCACCATCGCCGCGCTGCTGTCCCGGATTCCGCTGCCGATGCAAGAGGCGATGCTCATCCCGGCGCCGCTGTTCCACACCTGGGGCCTGGCCGGTTTGCAGATCAGCACCCCGTTGCGCGCGACGGTGGTGCTGCCGGAGCGTTTCGACGCCGAGGACTGTCTGCGCCTGGTCGCCGAACATCGGGTCGCCAGCATGATCGTGGTGCCGACCATGGTGCACCGCATCCTCGATCTGCCGGACGCGGTGCGCGCCCGCTACGACACCTCGAGCCTGCGCGCGGTGGTCAGCTGCGGCGCCCCATTGGCCGGTGCGACGGTGCTGCGGTTCATGGATGTCTACGGCGACATCCTGTACAACGTCTACGGTTCCACCGAGGTCTCGTGGGCCACCATCGCCACCCCCGAGGACCTGCGCACCGCGCCGACCACGGCGGGCCGTCCGCCGCTGGGCACCCGGGTCTCGGTGCTCGGCCCCGATCAGCGCCCGGTGCCGGTGGGCGTCACCGGGCACATCTTCGTCGGCAACCACATGCTCTTCGATGGTTACGTCAACGCCGCGCCGCCCACCGAGGCCGACGGGATGCTCGACACCGGCGATCTCGGCTATCTCGACGCCGACGGACGGCTCTTCATCGCCGGGCGCGACGACGAGATGATCATCTCCGGCGGCGAGAACGTCTTCCCCCGCCCGGTCGAGGAGGCGCTGGCGCATCTGCCGCAGGTCAGCGAGGTCGCCGTGGTCGGTGTGCCGGATCAGGAATTCGGCCAGCGGCTCGCCGCGTTCGTGGTGAAACGCGAAGGCGCGGGGCTGGATTCGGACATGATCCGGTCCTATATCCGGCACCGGCTCAGCCGCTTCTCGGTGCCGCGCGACGTCACCTTCCTGCCGATGCTGCCGCGCGGCGAGACTGGCAAGATCATCAAGCACCTGCTGACCGGCACGCCGCCCGGCGACGCGGGCACGGCGTCGCCGCTCGGCGGACCGCGCCTGGTCACCTGA
- a CDS encoding acyl-CoA thioesterase domain-containing protein yields the protein MVSFFGWQGDRLVAERLAVSPWSPGKLSGTGVCGLLARELETHCPGGFVPARLTVDLYQPVADAPFELCGTVVRRGSRIVVADAGLLQDGVRRARATAVFLTTADAPPGRVWRPEEFLPMPPQGCVAPEGSPPLYKSGENDWTADFAANQNAERKASWHSLPPLVAGETITAFQRTAILGDATNHICHWGSAGAGYINTDVTVALSRLPVGYELGLRADNTIASAGISIGTATLYDRQGPIGTCVVTALANTRRQIDFATTPSTDRTRS from the coding sequence ATGGTGAGTTTCTTCGGATGGCAAGGGGATCGGCTCGTTGCCGAGCGGTTGGCGGTCAGTCCGTGGTCACCCGGGAAGCTGAGCGGCACCGGAGTCTGCGGGTTGCTGGCTCGCGAACTCGAAACGCATTGCCCCGGGGGATTCGTGCCTGCCCGGTTGACGGTGGACCTGTATCAACCGGTCGCCGACGCGCCGTTCGAGCTGTGCGGCACCGTGGTTCGGCGCGGCTCACGAATCGTCGTCGCCGACGCGGGATTGCTGCAGGACGGCGTGCGGCGGGCTCGGGCAACCGCGGTCTTCCTCACCACCGCGGACGCGCCGCCGGGTCGAGTGTGGCGTCCCGAAGAATTCCTGCCGATGCCGCCGCAGGGCTGCGTCGCGCCCGAGGGCTCGCCCCCGTTGTACAAGAGTGGCGAGAACGACTGGACCGCCGACTTCGCCGCCAATCAGAACGCCGAACGCAAAGCCTCGTGGCACAGCCTGCCCCCGCTGGTGGCGGGCGAGACGATCACCGCGTTCCAGCGCACCGCGATCCTCGGCGATGCCACGAACCACATCTGCCATTGGGGTTCCGCGGGCGCGGGTTACATCAATACCGATGTGACAGTCGCGCTTTCGCGCCTGCCCGTCGGCTACGAACTCGGCCTGCGCGCCGACAACACCATCGCATCGGCCGGCATCTCGATCGGCACCGCCACCCTCTACGACCGCCAGGGCCCGATAGGCACCTGCGTAGTGACCGCACTCGCCAACACCCGCCGCCAAATCGACTTCGCCACCACGCCAAGTACCGACCGAACCCGATCCTGA
- a CDS encoding chitin binding peritrophin-A domain-containing protein, producing MTGPAVASPEPPQLSCPGKGYYSDRDESRVYYWCEETGAVPSRFMCGYGTVFHENYEVCDYAQNVPRRRDRALPGS from the coding sequence ATGACTGGCCCGGCGGTGGCCTCGCCCGAGCCTCCGCAGCTGAGTTGTCCTGGTAAGGGCTACTACTCAGATCGTGATGAGTCGCGCGTGTACTACTGGTGCGAGGAAACGGGTGCGGTGCCCAGCCGTTTCATGTGCGGTTACGGTACCGTCTTCCACGAAAACTATGAGGTGTGCGATTACGCTCAGAACGTGCCCCGAAGGCGCGATCGGGCTTTGCCGGGATCCTGA
- a CDS encoding NADP-dependent oxidoreductase gives MQQDNGGRAAGRAVRLESFGGPEVLTVQDVPAPQAGDGQIRIRVTAAGLNPMDWYMTADAATAARFGLSLPVGFGTDYAGVVDQVGAGVRDYALGDRVFGAALSRAVAEFVVVDANGTITSGVAHHTPDGVDDRTAATLAIAGSTASAALDILRLGPDDTVLIGGAGGGVGVFAVQLARIAGARVIGTGSPATADYLRSLGAEPVAYGDGLTARVRDLETGPVTAALDLHGTDTVHVARELGIPDSRICTIATVVDGIPAANGANAAPDALDTIAGFIAAGRMQVPIAATYPIENIRAAVELQATRHVRGKVVIEV, from the coding sequence ATGCAGCAGGACAACGGCGGGCGCGCGGCGGGCAGGGCGGTTCGGCTCGAATCGTTCGGCGGACCCGAGGTACTCACTGTCCAGGACGTTCCCGCGCCGCAGGCCGGTGACGGGCAGATTCGCATCCGCGTGACGGCAGCGGGGTTGAACCCGATGGACTGGTATATGACCGCGGATGCCGCGACCGCGGCCAGGTTCGGCTTGAGCCTGCCCGTAGGGTTCGGCACCGATTACGCGGGAGTCGTCGATCAGGTCGGGGCGGGCGTGCGCGACTACGCGCTCGGCGACCGGGTATTCGGGGCGGCCCTGTCCCGGGCCGTCGCCGAGTTCGTCGTGGTCGACGCGAACGGCACTATCACCAGTGGCGTCGCGCACCATACCCCGGACGGGGTCGATGACCGCACCGCCGCCACGCTCGCGATCGCGGGTAGCACCGCCTCCGCCGCCCTCGACATCCTTCGCCTCGGTCCCGACGACACCGTGCTGATCGGCGGCGCGGGCGGCGGGGTCGGCGTGTTCGCCGTCCAGCTGGCCAGGATCGCTGGCGCGCGCGTCATCGGGACCGGCTCGCCCGCCACCGCCGACTATCTGCGCAGCCTCGGCGCCGAACCGGTCGCCTACGGTGACGGCCTGACCGCCCGGGTCCGCGACCTCGAAACCGGTCCCGTCACAGCGGCACTCGACCTGCACGGCACCGACACCGTGCACGTCGCCCGCGAACTCGGCATCCCGGACAGCCGTATCTGCACCATCGCGACGGTCGTCGACGGCATCCCCGCCGCCAACGGCGCCAATGCCGCCCCCGACGCCCTCGACACCATCGCCGGCTTCATCGCCGCGGGCCGCATGCAGGTCCCCATCGCCGCCACCTACCCCATCGAAAACATCCGCGCCGCAGTCGAATTGCAAGCGACCCGCCACGTCCGGGGCAAGGTCGTGATCGAGGTCTGA
- a CDS encoding VOC family protein — protein sequence MTFERKKRTMPKLDRIIESALYVDDLDRARAFYTEVLQLTPILDADPLCAFDIGGDNVLLLFRRGGSLEPKVLPGPGLPQGEIPSHDGSGRLHICFAVAADALTEWETHLSAHDIPIEGATNWARGGRSIYFRDPDEHLLELMTPGNWPTY from the coding sequence ATGACATTCGAGAGGAAGAAGCGAACCATGCCGAAACTCGACCGGATCATCGAGTCCGCGTTGTACGTCGACGACCTCGATCGTGCCCGCGCGTTCTACACCGAGGTGTTGCAGCTGACTCCGATACTCGACGCGGATCCGTTGTGCGCGTTCGATATCGGTGGCGACAACGTCTTGCTGCTCTTTCGCCGCGGCGGCTCGCTCGAACCGAAGGTGTTGCCCGGACCGGGCTTGCCGCAGGGCGAGATCCCGTCGCACGACGGCAGCGGTCGCCTCCATATCTGCTTCGCCGTCGCCGCGGACGCGCTGACGGAATGGGAAACCCACCTGAGCGCACACGACATTCCGATCGAGGGCGCGACCAACTGGGCACGCGGCGGCCGCAGCATCTATTTCCGTGATCCCGACGAGCATCTCCTCGAACTCATGACACCCGGCAATTGGCCGACGTACTGA
- a CDS encoding IS3 family transposase (programmed frameshift) gives MPKPYPKEFRDDVVRVARNREDGVTLEQVAADFGVHPMTLSKWMRQSDIDDGNKPGTTRSESAELRDARRRIRLLEQENEVLRRAAAYLSQAQIPKRLYPLVKELAAEGIPVAVTCRVLQLARQPYYRWLAEPVTAGELAEAYRADALFDAHRDDPEFGYRFLADEAREAGESMADRTAWRICSTNRWWSAFGKRRRGKNGRPGPPVHDDLVQRNFVADAPNRLWLSDITEHCTTEGKLYLCAVKDVFSNRIIGYSIDSRMKSRLAVTAVNNAVARRGDVAGCILHSDRGSQFRSRRFVHALNRHRMVGSMGRVGAAGDNAAMESFFSLLQRNVLDRQRWETREQLRIAIVTWIERTYHRRRRQARLGRLTPIEFETIMSPAARQAA, from the exons GTGCCCAAGCCGTATCCGAAAGAGTTCCGCGACGATGTCGTGCGAGTCGCCCGAAACCGCGAAGACGGGGTGACCCTGGAGCAGGTCGCGGCCGATTTCGGCGTGCACCCTATGACGCTGTCGAAGTGGATGCGCCAATCCGACATCGACGACGGAAACAAACCGGGGACCACGCGCAGCGAGTCTGCCGAGTTGCGTGATGCCCGTCGCCGGATCCGGTTGTTGGAGCAGGAGAACGAGGTCCTGCGCCGCGCCGCGGCGTATCTGTCGCAGGCGCAGATCCCG AAAAGGCTCTACCCGCTCGTGAAAGAGCTTGCCGCCGAAGGGATTCCTGTGGCGGTGACGTGCCGGGTGCTGCAGCTCGCCCGCCAGCCCTACTATCGGTGGCTGGCCGAACCGGTGACCGCCGGCGAACTCGCCGAGGCGTATCGGGCCGACGCCTTGTTCGATGCCCACCGCGACGACCCTGAATTCGGCTACCGGTTTCTGGCCGATGAGGCCCGCGAGGCCGGTGAATCGATGGCCGATCGGACCGCGTGGCGGATCTGCTCGACCAACCGGTGGTGGAGCGCCTTCGGCAAACGGCGGCGCGGTAAGAACGGCAGACCCGGTCCGCCCGTCCACGACGATCTGGTGCAGCGAAACTTCGTTGCCGATGCTCCGAATCGTTTGTGGCTCAGCGACATTACCGAACATTGCACCACTGAAGGCAAGCTGTATTTGTGTGCGGTCAAGGACGTGTTCTCCAACCGGATCATCGGTTACTCGATCGATTCGCGGATGAAGTCACGGCTGGCGGTGACCGCGGTGAACAACGCTGTCGCCCGGCGCGGCGATGTGGCCGGTTGCATCCTGCACAGCGACCGCGGAAGTCAGTTTCGCTCGAGGAGATTCGTCCACGCACTCAACCGTCACCGCATGGTCGGATCCATGGGCAGAGTCGGCGCGGCCGGTGACAACGCCGCCATGGAAAGCTTCTTCAGCCTGCTGCAACGCAACGTCCTGGACCGTCAGCGCTGGGAAACTCGCGAACAATTACGGATTGCGATCGTCACCTGGATCGAGCGCACCTACCACCGTCGGCGCCGACAGGCCCGGCTCGGCCGGTTGACCCCGATCGAATTCGAAACCATCATGTCCCCAGCAGCCCGACAGGCTGCCTAA
- a CDS encoding IS5 family transposase (programmed frameshift), whose protein sequence is MVAVATVVGDRYRVLTDKQWELLELLLPKSDGQVGRNFANNRLVVEGMLFRLRTGVPWRDLPEAFGPWQTVWKRHRRYAGDGTWDRVLVALTALADATGNLDWVVSVDSSIMRVHQHGANTSRGAARKPAARTRIYEPADHAIGRSRGGLTTKAHLATDGHGRGLAVLLTAGQAGDSPMMPAVLEAVAVPRLAGGPPRRNPDQVLADKAYSAASNRKFLRSRGIRSVIPERSDQIAHRKRRGRTGGRPPGFDPMAYKGRNVVERAFNKAKHWRGVATRYDKLAMTYRAGFVIALVVEWLRLLGDMT, encoded by the exons ATGGTCGCCGTGGCGACGGTGGTTGGTGATCGGTATCGGGTTCTGACGGATAAGCAGTGGGAACTGCTGGAGCTGTTGTTGCCGAAATCCGATGGCCAGGTAGGCCGTAACTTCGCCAACAATCGGCTGGTGGTGGAGGGGATGCTGTTCCGGTTGCGGACGGGGGTGCCGTGGAGGGACTTGCCGGAGGCGTTCGGTCCGTGGCAGACGGTGTGGAAGCGGCATCGCCGCTATGCCGGTGACGGGACCTGGGATCGAGTGCTGGTCGCGTTGACCGCGCTCGCGGACGCGACCGGGAATCTGGATTGGGTCGTGTCGGTGGATTCTTCGATCATGCGAGTTCATCAACACGGCGCGAACACCTCTCGTGG GGCGGCGAGGAAGCCGGCGGCCCGGACTCGGATTTACGAGCCCGCTGATCACGCCATCGGCCGGTCCCGAGGTGGGCTGACCACGAAAGCACATCTGGCCACCGACGGCCACGGCCGAGGTTTGGCGGTGTTGCTGACAGCGGGCCAAGCCGGTGATTCACCGATGATGCCTGCCGTGCTCGAGGCGGTCGCGGTGCCGCGCCTGGCCGGTGGCCCGCCACGACGCAACCCGGACCAGGTGCTCGCCGACAAGGCGTACTCCGCGGCAAGCAACCGGAAGTTCCTGCGCAGCAGAGGTATTCGCTCGGTTATTCCGGAACGCAGCGATCAGATCGCCCACCGTAAGCGGCGTGGTCGTACCGGTGGGCGACCGCCGGGGTTCGACCCGATGGCCTACAAGGGTCGCAACGTCGTCGAACGCGCCTTCAACAAGGCCAAACACTGGCGTGGCGTCGCCACCCGATACGACAAACTCGCCATGACCTACCGTGCGGGCTTCGTCATCGCGCTGGTGGTCGAGTGGCTCAGACTATTGGGAGACATGACCTAG
- a CDS encoding ABC transporter ATP-binding protein, with protein sequence MNSATFGAQPGRRRTDEVITAEGLRRAYGHGKNAFEAVRGVDLQVAEGEVFALLGTNGAGKTSTLDMLEGLVAPSDGVVRVFGLDPRRDRAQVRAQIGIMLQSGGLPAELTVLETLEMWRGTCTNPTTTARVLELVDLAHRASVRVRSLSGGEQRRVDLACALLGQPRLLFLDEPTTGLDPESRRGTWKLLADLKASGVTMVLTTHYLDEAEALADRIAIMHRGEVARAGTLREIVDGHPARIVFDHPGLPLPRLDGAQVDAQARVTVGTHDLQGHLFELLEWAREHGLQLGGLEARAASLESVFLDIADDSAATTTPELIGAQR encoded by the coding sequence ATGAACAGTGCAACATTCGGTGCGCAACCGGGGCGGCGTCGTACCGACGAAGTCATCACCGCCGAGGGCCTGCGCCGCGCCTATGGTCATGGGAAGAACGCGTTCGAGGCGGTCAGGGGAGTGGATCTCCAGGTCGCGGAGGGAGAGGTCTTCGCCCTGCTCGGCACCAACGGGGCCGGAAAGACGTCCACGCTCGACATGCTGGAGGGGCTGGTCGCGCCGTCCGACGGTGTCGTGCGGGTCTTCGGTCTCGATCCGCGGCGCGACCGCGCACAGGTGCGGGCACAGATCGGCATCATGCTGCAGTCCGGCGGGCTGCCCGCCGAGCTGACCGTGCTCGAGACCCTCGAGATGTGGCGCGGGACGTGCACGAACCCGACGACCACCGCCAGGGTGCTCGAATTGGTCGACCTCGCGCATCGGGCGTCGGTCCGAGTCCGCTCGCTGTCCGGTGGTGAGCAGCGCCGCGTCGATCTGGCCTGTGCGCTGCTCGGCCAGCCGCGGTTGCTGTTCCTGGACGAGCCGACCACCGGCCTCGATCCCGAAAGTCGCCGTGGCACTTGGAAACTGCTCGCCGATCTGAAGGCGTCCGGCGTGACCATGGTGCTCACCACGCACTACCTCGACGAGGCCGAGGCGCTGGCCGACCGCATCGCGATCATGCACCGGGGCGAGGTCGCGCGCGCGGGGACGCTGCGTGAGATCGTGGACGGCCACCCGGCCCGGATCGTCTTCGACCACCCCGGACTGCCGTTGCCGCGGCTGGATGGTGCGCAGGTGGACGCGCAGGCGCGGGTCACGGTCGGCACGCACGACCTGCAGGGGCATTTGTTCGAACTGCTCGAGTGGGCGCGCGAGCACGGCTTGCAGTTGGGCGGCCTGGAGGCCCGTGCCGCCTCGCTCGAGTCGGTCTTCCTCGACATCGCCGACGACTCGGCCGCCACGACGACCCCCGAACTGATCGGAGCACAGCGATGA